A genomic segment from Leptolyngbya boryana PCC 6306 encodes:
- a CDS encoding type IV pilus twitching motility protein PilT, translating to MTQVNPFDESVKSSSRSRSLTEPVAVPPPSIPLGAKRNPVPATPRSMPPSSVPTIRQLVQDAYAKQASDIHLRVGEPVRYRIRGQMIRQNQAAVTPEMFDRFLAEMLTPEQCERFRQEKELDTAIFYPGFVRCRVNCFESLTGGAIVLRLISLEVPTIDRLGLPSVLKHLVSYQQGLILLTGPTGSGKSTSIAAMIRHLNETDQRHIVTIEDPIEYVHTSQNCLISQREVGLHTHEFEHALRAVLREDPDVILIGEMRDRVTVDTALKAAQTGHLVLGTLHTKSAIATVNRLLNIYTPDEQDAMRVQILESLISVVAQQLLPTTDGHRTAVHEILLNTPAMQDYLLKGNDIEAFQLMETGTNEGMQVMNQALCELILLGKITPEDAVKASPDLGDLRRRVRNEGYDPGRSSNREFDPSARDYHPA from the coding sequence ATGACACAAGTAAATCCTTTTGACGAGTCGGTTAAATCTAGCTCGCGTTCTCGATCGCTGACTGAACCTGTTGCGGTTCCTCCTCCTTCCATTCCTCTCGGAGCCAAACGCAATCCAGTTCCCGCTACGCCGCGATCGATGCCACCGAGTTCAGTGCCGACGATTCGACAACTCGTTCAAGATGCGTATGCGAAACAGGCATCTGATATTCACCTGCGCGTGGGTGAACCCGTTCGCTATCGGATTCGAGGGCAAATGATCCGGCAAAATCAAGCCGCAGTCACCCCCGAAATGTTCGATCGCTTTTTAGCCGAGATGCTCACTCCCGAGCAGTGCGAACGGTTTCGGCAAGAGAAAGAACTTGATACCGCCATCTTCTATCCTGGTTTCGTCCGCTGCCGGGTGAACTGCTTTGAGAGTTTGACGGGCGGCGCGATCGTACTTCGTCTGATTAGTCTAGAGGTTCCCACGATCGATCGACTGGGCTTACCTTCAGTGCTCAAACATCTAGTCAGCTATCAGCAAGGCTTGATTCTCCTCACAGGACCCACTGGCTCCGGAAAATCGACCTCGATCGCGGCAATGATTCGCCACTTGAACGAGACCGATCAGCGCCATATTGTCACGATCGAAGATCCGATTGAGTATGTTCACACCTCGCAGAATTGCCTGATTAGCCAACGAGAGGTCGGACTGCATACGCATGAGTTTGAACACGCACTCAGAGCGGTTTTGCGCGAAGATCCAGACGTAATTTTGATCGGGGAAATGCGCGATCGCGTCACGGTCGATACAGCCTTAAAAGCGGCTCAAACTGGGCATTTAGTCCTTGGAACCCTGCACACAAAAAGCGCGATCGCAACTGTGAATCGTCTGCTGAATATCTATACGCCGGATGAGCAGGACGCGATGAGAGTTCAGATTTTAGAATCTCTGATTTCGGTTGTGGCTCAGCAATTGTTACCGACGACAGACGGACATCGAACTGCGGTGCATGAAATCTTGCTCAATACACCTGCAATGCAAGATTACCTGCTCAAAGGCAATGATATCGAAGCATTCCAATTGATGGAGACTGGCACCAATGAAGGAATGCAAGTGATGAACCAAGCGTTGTGTGAGTTGATCTTACTCGGCAAAATTACGCCTGAAGATGCCGTGAAAGCGTCTCCAGATTTGGGAGATCTCCGCCGTCGCGTCCGTAATGAAGGCTACGATCCAGGACGGTCTTCAAATCGGGAATTTGATCCGTCTGCACGAGAT
- a CDS encoding DUF58 domain-containing protein, whose protein sequence is MRISRLTDWLESHWINPAYSGGLLAGMGIFFFLAATNSMSGWLYVMSGVVLALLAIAAILSRRTLSRLSITRRPIQPVSVGENLTIELFIQNPTRKRKTLIQATDFIPSVFGKPVEKVVELIHPTTPYYWVYQHRAEQRGIYRWHEVQLRTAAPLGLFWYRKTFRADAIAVIYPQVLPLSRCPLIDQIGQEMSLQMQSQRAQNSTQGITRSLRPYRWGDPMRMIHWRSSARYGELRVRELEILTSGQEIVIALDSAATWDREAFEQAVTTAASLYFYGERQTLSIRVWTAESGAIRGRQLVLETLAEVQPHQEVTSDRLPEGTIVWLTQNSSSLNTLPSGSRWVLWGQGQTTANLGIRVEQERSLQAQLQDSV, encoded by the coding sequence ATGCGTATCTCTCGCCTTACAGACTGGCTCGAATCTCATTGGATCAATCCGGCTTATAGCGGTGGGTTGTTGGCTGGGATGGGCATTTTCTTCTTTCTCGCGGCGACGAATTCGATGTCCGGTTGGCTATATGTCATGAGCGGCGTTGTGTTGGCGCTGTTGGCGATCGCGGCTATTCTCTCCCGACGAACGCTGTCCCGATTATCAATCACCCGCCGTCCAATTCAGCCCGTGAGTGTCGGTGAGAATTTAACGATCGAGTTGTTTATTCAAAATCCGACTCGAAAAAGAAAAACTTTGATTCAAGCAACCGATTTCATTCCGTCTGTCTTCGGCAAGCCTGTTGAAAAGGTTGTGGAATTGATTCATCCGACCACTCCTTATTACTGGGTTTACCAGCATCGAGCCGAGCAGCGGGGAATTTACCGCTGGCATGAAGTGCAACTGCGAACGGCAGCTCCTTTGGGTTTGTTTTGGTATCGCAAGACGTTTCGAGCCGATGCGATCGCGGTGATTTACCCACAGGTTTTGCCGTTGAGCCGCTGCCCGTTGATTGATCAGATTGGGCAAGAGATGAGTTTGCAAATGCAGTCGCAGCGGGCGCAGAATTCGACGCAGGGCATCACTCGATCGCTGCGTCCCTATCGTTGGGGCGATCCGATGCGGATGATTCATTGGCGCAGTAGTGCTCGGTATGGCGAGTTGCGCGTGCGAGAGTTAGAGATTTTAACCAGTGGGCAAGAGATTGTGATTGCCTTAGATAGTGCGGCAACTTGGGATCGTGAAGCATTTGAGCAGGCAGTCACGACTGCGGCATCGCTGTATTTTTACGGAGAGCGACAGACCTTGAGCATTCGAGTGTGGACAGCAGAATCTGGGGCAATCCGGGGACGGCAACTGGTTTTGGAAACCTTAGCAGAGGTTCAGCCGCATCAAGAGGTGACATCAGATCGGTTGCCTGAAGGAACCATCGTTTGGCTGACGCAGAATTCGAGCAGTTTGAATACACTTCCGAGTGGAAGTCGCTGGGTCTTGTGGGGACAGGGACAGACGACAGCGAACTTGGGAATTCGGGTGGAACAAGAGCGATCGCTGCAGGCGCAGTTGCAAGATAGTGTTTAG
- a CDS encoding DUF309 domain-containing protein, with protein sequence MDTDIPEEFWQGIEQFNQGEFYACHDTLEAIWIEAPVVDKKFYQGILQIAVGLYHLGNYNWRGAVILIGEGLNRLSDYQPEYGGIEVEQLVEDVSALLSEIQAAGQDRVDQIVLTDDPPLESVDKIFLRPPIIQKITANR encoded by the coding sequence ATGGACACAGACATCCCAGAAGAATTTTGGCAGGGAATCGAGCAATTTAATCAGGGCGAATTCTACGCCTGCCATGACACCTTAGAAGCGATTTGGATCGAAGCTCCTGTCGTCGATAAAAAATTCTATCAGGGCATTTTACAGATTGCGGTGGGACTCTACCATTTAGGCAATTACAACTGGCGCGGAGCCGTCATTCTGATAGGGGAGGGATTAAATCGATTAAGCGACTATCAACCTGAATATGGTGGGATTGAGGTTGAGCAACTCGTAGAAGATGTATCAGCCTTACTCAGCGAAATTCAAGCCGCAGGACAAGATCGCGTTGATCAAATCGTTTTGACTGACGATCCACCACTTGAATCTGTCGATAAAATTTTTCTCCGTCCACCAATCATCCAGAAAATCACAGCAAATCGTTGA
- a CDS encoding LptA/OstA family protein, whose amino-acid sequence MSRFSVRSLLVLPIIAAAVLANGRVSIAQAPAGSTPLTLRANSTEANAKTGVVVAKGNVQINYPARQIQATSAQAIYYSNERRIVLQGDVYVLQQGNSLRGETITYLVDEGRFVALPQPNKQVEAVYLIEAPAAPASPAPAAPAPFSPQSQFRSSR is encoded by the coding sequence ATGTCTCGCTTCTCCGTTCGTTCTCTCCTAGTTCTGCCGATCATCGCCGCTGCTGTGCTTGCGAATGGACGTGTTTCTATCGCTCAAGCACCCGCAGGCTCGACTCCGCTTACCTTGCGCGCCAATAGTACTGAGGCAAACGCGAAAACAGGGGTTGTCGTTGCAAAAGGTAACGTCCAGATTAACTATCCTGCTCGTCAGATTCAAGCCACTTCTGCTCAAGCTATTTATTACAGCAACGAACGCCGGATTGTTCTGCAAGGGGATGTCTACGTCTTGCAACAGGGCAATAGTTTGCGGGGAGAAACGATTACGTATTTAGTCGATGAAGGGCGGTTTGTGGCACTCCCTCAACCGAATAAACAAGTAGAAGCGGTCTATTTGATTGAAGCACCTGCGGCTCCTGCTTCGCCTGCACCTGCGGCTCCTGCTCCTTTTAGCCCACAATCTCAGTTTCGGTCGAGTCGTTAA
- the lptB gene encoding LPS export ABC transporter ATP-binding protein has product MRIVLENIHKSFGDRPVVNRVSLSVGQGEIVGLLGPNGAGKTTTFYIATGLEKPDSGKVWLNDKEVTDLSIDKRAHLGVGYLAQEASIFRYLTVRENILLVLEQTKVPRWQWNDRLNSLLKEFRLEKVASSLGIQVSGGERRRTELARALATGVDGPKFLLLDEPFAGVDPIAVAEIQTIVAQLRDRHMGILITDHNVRETLAIIDRAYIMRDGQILASGSAEELYNNPLVRQYYLGDNFQP; this is encoded by the coding sequence TTGAGAATCGTTCTAGAAAATATTCACAAATCGTTTGGCGATCGCCCAGTGGTGAATCGCGTCAGTTTGTCTGTGGGTCAGGGTGAGATTGTCGGGCTGCTTGGTCCCAACGGAGCCGGAAAGACGACGACGTTTTATATTGCAACTGGGCTAGAAAAGCCAGACAGCGGTAAGGTTTGGTTGAATGATAAAGAAGTGACGGATCTCTCGATCGACAAACGCGCTCATCTCGGAGTTGGCTATCTTGCTCAAGAAGCGAGCATTTTTCGCTATTTAACCGTACGAGAAAATATTCTACTCGTGCTGGAGCAAACCAAGGTTCCGCGCTGGCAGTGGAACGATCGCTTAAACAGTTTGCTGAAAGAATTTCGATTAGAAAAAGTTGCCTCTTCGCTCGGAATTCAAGTGTCGGGTGGAGAACGTCGTCGGACAGAACTCGCGCGGGCTTTGGCAACAGGGGTAGACGGACCCAAATTTTTATTATTAGACGAACCGTTTGCAGGCGTTGACCCGATCGCCGTTGCTGAAATCCAAACAATCGTGGCGCAATTGCGCGATCGCCATATGGGGATTCTGATCACCGATCATAATGTGCGCGAGACGTTAGCCATTATCGATCGCGCTTACATCATGCGAGATGGTCAGATTCTTGCCTCGGGCAGTGCTGAGGAACTTTACAACAATCCCTTAGTCCGCCAGTATTATCTCGGTGACAATTTTCAACCCTAG
- a CDS encoding LptF/LptG family permease: MSLAPTRAPISVLDRYIAGQLTGPFIFGVAAFTSILVSVGAVFDLIRQMTEMGLPLSIATRVFLLRLPEFASLSFPMATLLSTLMVYSRLSTDSELIALRSVGISIYRLVAPAIVLSFLVSVMTFGFNEAIVPAAKYQATQTLSQALKQDKPKFDEKNIVFQQYRDEKQPDGKSVQMLDRIFYAQRFDGQQMKGLTVLDFSQNGVNQIISADSARWNYEDQTWDFFSGTIYLVDPNASYRNILKFERQQIQLPRTPLDLATHKTDSAEMNIAEVQDYLQLVNQSGDEKRANQLRMRIQQKIAFPFVCLVFGLAGSTLGTKPRRGGRGASFAISILIIFTYYLLSFVCDAFGRLEIFTPILAAWLPTVLGLGAVSWLLVRAAK, translated from the coding sequence ATGTCTTTAGCTCCTACCCGCGCGCCGATTTCGGTTCTCGATCGCTATATTGCTGGACAATTGACGGGTCCATTTATCTTTGGCGTGGCAGCGTTTACATCGATTCTGGTGTCGGTAGGAGCGGTGTTTGATCTGATTCGCCAGATGACAGAAATGGGCTTGCCGTTGTCGATCGCAACTCGCGTTTTTCTCTTGCGACTGCCAGAGTTTGCTAGCCTTTCTTTTCCAATGGCAACCTTGCTTTCGACGTTAATGGTCTATAGTCGGCTTTCGACTGACAGTGAGTTGATTGCGCTGCGAAGTGTCGGGATTAGCATCTATCGACTGGTTGCACCTGCGATCGTGTTGAGCTTTCTCGTTTCTGTGATGACTTTTGGCTTTAATGAAGCAATTGTTCCGGCAGCAAAATATCAAGCGACTCAAACGTTATCACAAGCATTAAAGCAAGATAAGCCGAAGTTTGATGAGAAGAATATTGTCTTTCAGCAGTATCGCGATGAGAAGCAGCCCGATGGAAAGAGTGTACAAATGCTCGATCGAATTTTTTATGCTCAACGATTCGACGGGCAGCAAATGAAGGGCTTAACGGTGCTGGATTTCTCTCAAAACGGGGTGAATCAGATCATTAGTGCAGATTCTGCTCGCTGGAACTATGAGGATCAAACCTGGGACTTTTTCAGTGGCACAATTTACCTGGTTGATCCGAATGCGTCTTACCGCAATATTCTCAAATTCGAGCGGCAGCAGATTCAATTGCCCCGAACCCCGCTGGATTTGGCGACTCACAAAACTGATTCGGCAGAGATGAATATTGCCGAAGTTCAGGATTATCTCCAGTTGGTCAACCAAAGTGGCGATGAGAAGCGCGCCAATCAATTGAGAATGAGAATTCAGCAGAAAATTGCCTTTCCATTTGTGTGCTTGGTTTTTGGATTAGCAGGTTCGACGTTGGGCACGAAACCCCGACGAGGCGGCAGAGGTGCAAGTTTTGCGATTAGTATTTTGATCATTTTTACCTACTACCTGCTGTCGTTTGTCTGTGATGCGTTTGGGCGGTTGGAGATTTTCACGCCGATTTTGGCAGCTTGGTTGCCGACTGTGTTGGGACTGGGGGCAGTGAGTTGGCTATTAGTACGAGCAGCAAAATGA
- a CDS encoding aromatic ring-hydroxylating oxygenase subunit alpha gives MMDKPLFLRDLWYYALPGGSLKPGQTIAKTLLNEPILLGRTQAGKVFALRDICPHRAVPLSCGRFDGTEVECAYHGWKFDAAGQCTAIPALTEDQTLDFSKFRVRSYPIREAQGNIWIYIGEQSPQDEPPQVPGFDTTYQAAVVMNFPTYLDHAVVGLMDPAHVPFVHRAWWWRADPTLAEEVKTFDPSPLGFTMRRHKLERSTFLYDLVGGDPEVEISFQLPGVRFEQVITKRHRVCNLTTMTPLNDTETEVTTLFYSTIPWFNLLKPFLLPLTRTFLNQDRDMVVKQKIGLQHNPGLMLIKDADTQARWYYQLKAEFARSQSEHRAFINPVKEQTLRWRS, from the coding sequence ATGATGGACAAGCCTTTGTTTTTGCGCGACCTTTGGTACTATGCGCTGCCGGGTGGAAGTTTGAAGCCGGGACAAACGATCGCGAAAACCCTGCTCAATGAACCGATTTTACTCGGCAGGACTCAGGCGGGCAAAGTCTTTGCACTGAGAGATATCTGTCCGCATCGGGCTGTTCCGCTGAGTTGCGGGCGATTTGACGGTACTGAGGTGGAATGTGCTTACCACGGCTGGAAGTTTGACGCAGCCGGACAATGTACTGCGATTCCAGCGTTGACTGAGGATCAAACGTTAGATTTTTCTAAATTTCGAGTGCGATCGTATCCAATTCGAGAAGCACAAGGCAATATTTGGATTTACATCGGAGAGCAGTCTCCCCAAGATGAGCCGCCTCAAGTCCCTGGCTTTGACACGACGTATCAAGCCGCTGTTGTGATGAACTTTCCAACGTACTTAGATCATGCGGTAGTCGGGTTAATGGATCCAGCGCATGTGCCTTTTGTGCATCGAGCGTGGTGGTGGCGGGCTGATCCGACCCTGGCAGAAGAAGTAAAAACGTTTGATCCGTCTCCGCTCGGATTTACGATGCGGCGGCATAAATTAGAGCGATCGACCTTTCTTTACGATCTAGTAGGCGGTGATCCAGAAGTCGAAATCTCATTCCAACTCCCAGGAGTACGATTTGAGCAAGTGATTACAAAGCGACATCGAGTCTGCAATCTAACGACGATGACTCCGCTGAATGATACCGAGACAGAAGTTACTACGCTCTTTTATTCAACAATCCCTTGGTTCAATCTGTTGAAGCCCTTTTTACTTCCGCTCACTCGAACATTCTTGAATCAAGATCGAGACATGGTCGTCAAACAGAAGATTGGATTACAGCACAATCCAGGCTTGATGTTGATCAAAGATGCAGATACTCAGGCGCGATGGTACTACCAATTGAAGGCAGAATTTGCGCGATCGCAATCTGAACATCGAGCCTTCATTAATCCTGTCAAAGAGCAAACTTTGAGATGGCGAAGCTGA
- a CDS encoding YciI family protein: MKVMVIVKATQDSEAGVMPSEQLLTEMGKYNEELVKAGIMLAGEGLHPSSKGARVQFSGTNRTVIDGPFTETKELIAGYWLWQVQSIEEAIDWVKRCPNPMPGDSEIEIRPVFEADDFGEALTPELREQEERIRERTEKLTQR; this comes from the coding sequence GCTGGTGTGATGCCCAGTGAACAACTGCTAACCGAAATGGGAAAGTATAACGAAGAATTGGTCAAGGCTGGCATTATGCTAGCAGGCGAGGGACTGCATCCTAGCTCGAAAGGGGCACGGGTTCAATTTTCTGGAACGAATCGCACGGTTATTGATGGTCCTTTTACGGAAACCAAAGAACTGATTGCTGGGTATTGGCTGTGGCAAGTGCAATCGATCGAAGAAGCGATCGATTGGGTGAAGCGTTGCCCCAACCCTATGCCGGGAGACTCCGAGATTGAGATTCGTCCAGTGTTCGAGGCAGATGACTTTGGTGAAGCATTGACACCTGAACTCAGAGAACAGGAAGAACGCATTCGCGAAAGGACTGAGAAGCTAACGCAAAGATAG